The sequence TTAGACTTGTATCAATTAGAATAAATTTATTTTTTAAAATTATAATTTTTTGAAAAGAATTAATCTTTCTTTGGTGCTTCTTTAGCTGGTTCTTCTTTCTTTGGTGCTTCTTTAGCTGGTTCTTCTTTCTTTGGTGCTTCTTTAGCTGGTTCTTCTTTCTTTGGTGCTTCTTTAGCTGGTTCTTCTTTCTTTGGTGCTTCTTTAGCTGGTTCTTCTTTCTTTGGTGCTTCTTTAGCTGGTTCTTCTTTCTTTGGTGCTTCTTTAGCTGGTTCTTCTACTTTATCTGAAACTTTTTTGGTTTCTTTTTCAGGAGTTACTTTAGATTCTGCATCTTCATCATATCTAGAAACGAGAATGAATCCTTCATCAGTTTTAGTCATTCTTACTCTAACTTTTCGTGGAGGATTCCTAACCCCTTTTGCCCAAATTTCGCGAGCTAATTCTTCATCTATTTTGATTGTCTCAACTTTCATGTGATGTCGAGCAAATTCTCTAATCATGTTAATTGCTCTAACAGCTCTATGTTGAGATTGTGAAATTTTTACTTTACCAAGTGGAATTGTATAAACTCGTTCTAATTCTTGAGACATCTATCCGACCTCCACATCAGTTGATCTCCAAGCTCTACGTTTTGGATTGGTTCTAACATTTCTCTTTGTTTTGAGAATAATCCATGCAGGTACTGCAGATGTTTGTCTAGTCTTTTTGAGTAGACGGATTTTCCTTGGAGAGGACTTACGTGCAGCCATAGATTTTCAGGCACGAAGAGCTCTTTTTAAATGAATCTCAGGATTTTAGGCAATCTCGAATCTGTTTTAAAATTCTAGCAGAAGCTCCCCAGACAATTTGATTTTGATATTCAAATGTATACATTTCTTGAATAATATTATGAGATGGATCTGGATCCTTTGCTCCAGTTTTTAAAAATGACTCTAGTGGAATATGAAAAATTTTTTCAACTTCTGCGTTGGCTGAAAGTGTAGGGACTTTATCTACTACTGAAATAAATGGTAAAATCAAAAAT comes from Nitrosopumilus oxyclinae and encodes:
- a CDS encoding 50S ribosomal protein L31e, with product MSQELERVYTIPLGKVKISQSQHRAVRAINMIREFARHHMKVETIKIDEELAREIWAKGVRNPPRKVRVRMTKTDEGFILVSRYDEDAESKVTPEKETKKVSDKVEEPAKEAPKKEEPAKEAPKKEEPAKEAPKKEEPAKEAPKKEEPAKEAPKKEEPAKEAPKKEEPAKEAPKKD